The Porites lutea chromosome 7, jaPorLute2.1, whole genome shotgun sequence genome includes the window AGATATTTTCCCCTTAAAAATGTGACATATAAGCAATTATGTTTCATGTCAATTTCTTGAAACGAcgcatctaaggctaatttACATACGGAGAATGAAGTCGCGTTCTGATCGtcgacaaggaaaaaaaaaaacaagaaaaagcgattaCCAAGTTTTCTCCTCATGTTTTCAAAATTCCAACATCTAAAGGGTCTAATGATATTTggtgataactagaaacgttaaaactgtggaaattagtcgatCAAATGCGGACCGTTACAATTtcagctttgctgtcaaaatggcgaattttggaacattaacggaacttgTACAGCGCGCAgagaagagtgcccacaaattttattacattaagaagtagactgatcttagtacttctgatttatcgtagacttgagtctgggtcaggtgccacttttgcaaaattaccgttcagctctagttatacaaattacttttcctgctgagcaaattaaaggtcattttaaaaaaatcatatctcagccaactttccacaaaatgcaaccattaaactttgacactgttaatcagagttaaaacttttttttgtaaaataatcagcttattcggCTTTGTAAGGTAGGTTTGACAAGGCCCTAAAGTTTCAGCAAAATCGCACCACTTCTGACGGCAAACGGGCCAGTTTAAGGTGACCGAGAAAATCTTCCtgtaaaatggagaaaaaattgagttggtccaaataaatgtgatatttcttcatgggataggatagttatcttccactgaaaaaatcaaGGCAATCTGTGATAcaccgaaatttgccttatcggttcttacgcggacagcctcttaacGTTTCAATCATTCACGAACTTACGTTATTGCAATACTGATTTATAGGTCAAACTTTCTACCTTTTTTTTAACTATTGCAAACAATAAAACCTGATATCCAAGACCACGAATTTTCCcccttgaaaatgaaatgttttcaaataaCCATGAAGCGGGACAATATAAACAGACCGCTTTAAGTGATGTGGGCAGTTTTTCATTCTAATATAACTAAACGTACATTTAAGCGTCCAAGCAATTTCATATTACCAGATGGCTATCTTGCACAGAAAAAGccgttttaaaatttgctttaattctTAAACAATGCAGTAATGAACAAAAACTAATAAATCTTCTTCTATCCTAAAAATTTTAATTCCTTTTCACCCTCAAAATGGTGACGGTGGGTGGAAAAAAGTTCTGGGAGAAAACTTCGTACAGCCAATATTGGCGATATTAAAGGAAAATTAGAAAAGCAACAGAATAGGGCTAAGAAATGGCTAGTTGAGACCTTTCCATAAACACGGGTTTACTACATTTGAAATGTTTTAACAGTAAGGCTTCCGTGGggtcattttatcatttagacTAAACACCTGCTCGGCACCTCTTCAATTTCCTTCGCTTACATTTAGTATAAGTAAGATTAAGCTAACACAAGAAATTAGCTCAAACGAGTGGCGCCATATCGAAAGActacttttcctttttaacgGCTGTTAGTGCGGTGCTCTCTTTGTAGCTGTGTAGTGTTTGAGTTGAAATATTTGAAAtgaaaatcatattttgaactgcgaATAAAGATACAAAAGTGAACATAATCCTcgcagtaaaataaacaactggAGTGGTTAAGGCTTGAATTGTCAACGACGCTGCCTCTATATCGCGACAAATATTAGGACATTAGTCCCCAGAACCAAATCAGTTCCTTTTTTTAGTTCTAAAATGacgaaagaaaacaatttcttgAGAAACTAGGCCATTGCTCACATGTGTGCGTAGTTCTTCATACTTGTAAGATTTTGAAACCTCAATTTTTGGCAATTAATCTATACTTACCAGAGGAGACCATGAAGGCAAAGAGCAGAATCGCAAAAAAGACTTGCATCAGCCTCATGTTGAAATCGCGCACAAGGCCTACGAGGAAGATGTTCGCTAGAATcgcgagtgaaatttaatttcggCAACTTTGCGACGCACCCTAAAACCTCAAATACATAATTGAATTGCGTACTCAGTTTTCATTAGCCAATAAGAACACTGTTTCGGTTTTCAAAAGTTACATGGTAGTTTCGGCCTCGTAACGaaaattcctttatttttgctgGCGAGCCTTGTGCGAGCCAGCACACTATTCTTTACAATAGTGGGAAAAGGCCAAAATTTGTCGGATGTAAGATCAGAAGCATGTGGACGCAATTGGTTTTCTTATCATCTGGGGTACTCACTCCTATGCGATAACAACACGTACAACGCACCTGGACGAGATCGAGAAAGTTCGAGTAAATTTCTATAGTGCAAGCAGAATATAAACGAGGCGAGTGTttaacaattgttttttttttattttctagatgGCTTATTTACTTGTGGAAGTATTCATCAAGGTCTCGATCCAGAGCTTTTTAGTGATGAATCTCGACGAACACGAGAGATTTATATACGTTTGGCGGTTCTATTTGCCGATTCGCGAATAAATGAGGGTGCACGCGAAGATATCGATCATTGAAATTCTCCTTTATTCATGGCGATAGTTTTTTCTCTGTGCATACAGCAGAAGTGATGTGCCAGACAAAGACATAGTAGAGCAGCCAAACACATGAAAAAACATCTTCTCTTCCTCGGGATTCATCACCCTTAAACCGTTCTTGACCTAGACGAAATTACTTCCATAagcaaataaagaattttaaaaaatataaacaaacaattacTAAAAATACAACTCCTCGTTTATCATCTGCTTGTACTCTGGAAATTTTCCCGCGTCTCCCAACCCTAACGTCAGCTCTTACTTTCAAATTGAAACTCGTACTCATGTTTCTATGCAGTGTAGGTTacttttttccagaaaaaatgaGTACTacaaaatgtgtctaaaaatagaCTGGTTTGTTTAAACGCCCTGACATAGCTCTAGTATGGAAGTTGCTTGTACTGTCGGAATTTGTGATAATCATCGCATGCACTTTGTAATATCTGtcgtaataaaaaaaaatttaaaaaaaagcctGTCGCAGTTTGTAATAACTGTCcttcgcactttgtaatactcAACTAAGCTgtcacaatttgtaataattccatcgcactttgtaagaAACTTCAGTTATCGCATTCTCTTCCTATAGGAAACTTATGGTGACATGTCACGAAGTAATTTTATATCTAAGATTTTTCACTTAAAACTACCAGCAGATGGATTGGGGtctttttatttagttttgaaTAATCATCCTTAGTTACCACAGCAAAAGTGAAAGATCCCCCGTGTTACAGTCAagccaagtcaagcgtacccccctaGATTATATTAATGGATCGATTATTCCAAAATTCAACCCGTTAGTCGTTTTAAATAATGTattcacttttgaaatgttcgaATCAAACTTCGATTGCTGATTGGACTATGCGAACAAGCGATGCTCCTTATATGGAGACACTCTTGCTTTCAAAAAATGGCGGCGAGGAACCAGCTTGGTCGCATTTACCAGCCCGGAAAACCTCTCCCCGACTCATTTAGAGGGGAAATTCTTGACTAGTACAATCGTGGATTTTCCAAAAAGCAGATTTCTCGAGACTTACAAGTGACGACGCGTGCTGTCAGAAAGATAATTCGTCATTTTCAACGGTATGGAACCTTGACTGCGTTTTCCCATGGCGGAAGTGAGCCGCGTAAAGTGACAGATAACGTTTTGCAGTGCATGGAAATTTGGAAACTTCAAAAGCCGACAACCTATGCCCACGAGATACGAAATAGACTTTACCTAGAAGGAATATGTGATGGTTCTACTTTGCCATCTGAGTCATCTATACAACATAGTTTACATGACAAGTTAGGAATGACACGGAAGAAAGTTTGCCAAATTCCTACAGAACGggccaaaaatatttggaaagttGATGATTATCTGCAGATCACACAGGGATTGAGCCCCACTACACTACACTTCTTTGATGAAGCCTCAGTTGTCAAAACAACATCTAATCGTCTGTATGGAAGCAGTTATAGGGGCATGAAGGCGGTGGAGGTGCAAAGGTACGCATCGAACGCAACCTACACGGTGAACCTTTTGCATAGTGTTTTCGGTGTcgattattataatattattcctGGAGCCTCGAATGGCGAGGAACTCATAGCTTTTTTCGATTATGCACTTGAATGCGAAAGGAGCGATGGTCTTCCGGTCTTTCTAGAGGGAGATACCCTGATAATGGACAACTGTGGTTTTCACCACGGTAGAACTACTGAAAGGGCTCTCAGAACAATGTTTGCAACGAGAGGGGTGACATTACTATTTCAGCCTCCATACTCACCAAATCTTAATACCTGTGAATATTGTTTCCATCAGATGAAAGAGGGGCTGAGACAAAATGAGCACTATTCACAGGAGTGTACAGAAATGGCAATTATGGATTCCTTAAACAGCATTACAGCTACTCAGTCTGTCAATTATTTCAGGCACTGTGGTTACCTATACTAGGGATAAGtattataaatattaataataatacactttGTTCAAAGAGAGTAGCAGGGAATAACTATTAATCTTGAAGCCCTCTATCAAAAatcataacaacaacaagataCTATACACCAGTGTGCCCCAACCCAACAGACCATATTTATGTGGTTTAGTGAATAtggaagttttaaaatttaccACATGTACCCCAACCCCGCTTCCCACCGCACAGGTAACAGCCAAGAAATGCCCCATGGCAGGGaaataaaaactgttcaaaTAACATTGAagtacaatattaaaaaaagactgtttattttagttttttggtCTGGGTTTGACTTTATTTAGGTCATTAAATTATCTCTCAGTCAAGTATAAGATTATCTACTTAGCTCAAATGACTATTTGTTAAAAATATGAAACATCTACTGCCTCATGTTAGTTTTATTCGAAAAAATATATCATCTTCACTTGATGGACTTATAAGTGAGAGAAAATAGTGCTCCATGGTGAAATTCACAAGACTATCAAATCAGAAATGCCCTACGGTAAACTCTCAAAATGACTTAATTTCTCCATCCTAATCCACATCACagacaataagaaaaaaagggcCTAACTATTTCTAGGGTGGGCATTGCTGTAATAAGAGtgatgaataaaataatttcctCATGCTTTTCAAGTTATAATTTGAACAGACAAAAAGGATTTCAGCAAAATAAACCAGTGATCTAGGGATGCACATAGAGAAGCAAGGCTGGAAGAACCCTAGCCATCCCCTTTTCATAAATCTGGCTGAACTGTTGTAAAGGCACAGCCTTACCTTCTCCTGGTGAATGGAACTTTTTACACAaccaaaaaaccgcttttggaGATCACAGCTTTGAGTCAAGTATGTTTTCTCTTAAGTTAAGAGTCACATGTACTTGGAAGACAGTCATCAAAAGCATCATCTACCACTTTCAACACGCTGACCAAAGGTAGGTGTCACCAAAGTTCACATAAACCACCACAAAAAAtacgggggaggggggttggcaGAAAATGTGCAGAGGTAAGAAATTAATGCTCTGTAGAGTCACAATAGAGCTATTCAAAGCACCCACTCCTTTTCGAAATCATGTTTTCTTATAAGGCCCATCCTTTCTCTGTTAACCCTGACCCCCACTTCTTGTGGTCAGAAATAACTTGATGGTTAGATGCTTTCTTGGAGTATGTCATCTTTCAGCAAGGATACATGGGCTTAAATATAAAGAGGATTACATAATCCCAATAATAGGGATTACATAATGAAGCTGTGACTGTATAGAAACCAAGTGCAGTTCACTTGGAAATAAGCTGAATAAAGCTGAAAAAGCTTGTTGAATGAGAATTTCAATGGTTTAACTTTTTAAAGGTAGGGAAACCAGTTACCATATTTTTTTCACGACAGATCTCAAACTTAAGTTTATTTAACTCATCTTTACACCTTGTTTTCTTGAAagccaaaaaatttaaataatagGTATTAGTTATGAGGAGAAATGAAGCTTTCATGGATCCTGACCAAGTTTGTTCCTCAGTATTTTAGAAGCCTAGCAGCTAACTGCAGCTTAGAGTGATGTACAGTGGTGTCTTTTTTCATACCTTGACtatattatttttgtgaaaTGACGTACATTTACAACTAGTAGATGCCACGATTGTGTCTTTAAAGTAAATTGTTACATGTTTTGCAATTATATTCTAATGCAAAATGCTGAATCAACCCAACATGATCTGCAACTCAACTatcctttttttgttatccACGCTTGTCATCCCAAAATGAAAATGCTACACATTAGCAGCAGAGACTCTTGACTGTCTTCACACCTTCACTAAATTTCTACTTGCAAGAAACCAGGCTACATGCATGTGCATCTTTTTTAGGTGCAATATTACTGTTGAATATTACTTGGAAGCCTCTTATTACATTGAAAGACAGCTTGTACCATACTGGCTCAACATTTGGGGTGTATATATAGTGTACTGCTATTTTCCTGTCTAGACTTTGCATCTTACAGTCAAGACAGGTCAAGTGTACCACTCCTCCCCCCAAGGTTctattcaaaaataaatttttggaaaaatgaaTCCATTTGTTGTTGCCGCAACTGGTATATAATTAATATCTGCATTCCTGCATATGTAATGAGAAATCTTTGAATGGCTAATATTGctttgaagacatttacatgaaattcaagaaaactgagcttgTAGAAATCTGATAACTACCATGCCTGTGAATTCACCACTCAATACACACACAGCAATGCaaagatgaatctgaaatctactaCAACTAACACAattcaacttttaaaaaatgaattcattAAATGGAATCTTCGAGGGTATgtttgacctggcttgactggaAGGGATCCATCAGTTCATAGACCAATGTagacaaaaataacaaagaagaaCTAAACTGaacaatttttacaaaaatataaacattACAAGCTTATGGATCATTCAAAAAAGTGAACATTACACGCTTATTCACTTTTAgagatttcttttgttatagCAATTTGCTTTTTCACCCATTCATCATAATTAAAAGATTCCTCTATTATAGACTGTGAAAAACATTCATCATTGCTTTTGACCACACTTGCCTCTGCTTCTGCACTGCTTGTTTTAGGACCAGGGCTTTCCACTGGAGAATCATCTTGTGTTTCATCACCTGACCCAATAGTGGTAACAGTTTTAGTTTCAGCTACACTTTTAAGAGATTCCCTGAATTTCTTGCCAGGTTCTTTGTGCGCCTGGTTGGTATACTTAAGTCTCTTCTTGGAGGGATGGTCATGTTCATTTAGGCGAGTCTTAAAACTTCTATGAGAATGGTTGGGGTGTGTCTGGTGTGGTTTCTGATGATACCCTCCCATGGGTGAATAATGATATTGTGGGGAAAAGGCAGGTGACAAATTAGGTCTGCTGTAATTGACATTTTGAAAGGGAGAATGCCACCTTGGGCTTTGTGGACGTAGATTTGAAGTTGTGCGCTGCATGTATGGTGGCCGACAATGGGACACAGGACTTGGGGTTCGATGGTGCATGTATGGTGGTGGACTTTGAGTTTCATAGTATGGTGGTGAATGAGGCATGCTAAATGGTGCCCATTGGTTGTTGATTGTTATTGGCGATTTACATTGGTTCAAATTCTGTTTCTGGTACACAGTGCGATTATAATCATGTGAAACATGATTCTGCACAGACTTCACCCTACTTGCCTTATTTCTATAATTCTCAATTATCTGCTCTAAATCTGCAGTGTCTGATGGAACCCTATGATTACATGCAGTAGCTAAAATTCTTAGATCATTGTCTAGTGTTGTTCGGTTGGAATACTTGATGGGATTATGACACTGCAGCTTTTTCCTAGTGACTGCAAAAAAGTTGGTTCTTGTCCTTTCCCTAGcaaaaaaaaggacaagaaTCTAAATTTATGATGGGAAGACAACAATAATGTACATACATATATATTATACATGGTCACAACAAacattaaatttcaaaattttgtcttttcccTGACAAATGTGAAATTTCCTTGAGCAAAATGGAAAACCTCCCCTTACAGCCACACCTCTTACCTATTTTTCTGTGATTGATAAGTTTTCATTGAGTCAGGTTAGTGTGGACAAAAAGTATTAAAAGTAATGATGCACTACTAAAATTACTGGTGTAGTTTTCCTGTCCTCTCTCCAAATTTCAACCAACAATGTTTCTAGTGTGTTAGTGTCTCTGTACAAGTTCAGCCTTTTCAGTCACCTTTTGATAACCTTACATTATATAACAATTGCCAAACATAAAACATTGGATgctccaaaaaaaacacacacac containing:
- the LOC140943906 gene encoding uncharacterized protein: MASNMAGKDSRERTILLDYKGLKKVCSVKGDDSDKVSLVERVFQTRLVSSARCIVSLQRFDPEWEDLVDIDIAQIRDRDKIKVVTIDNSQTSMAGETSTASLNSHDHGVEQLIQNLQEERTGLDYNLSIAQATLESLKVAPRERGLAGKHTNFTCSSCHYKGHRVNNCMLHPCRGYYECGQLSLHREHRDHLKQAEAEVKEIQKQLKRNMDEMENYKLLKERTRTNFFAVTRKKLQCHNPIKYSNRTTLDNDLRILATACNHRVPSDTADLEQIIENYRNKASRVKSVQNHVSHDYNRTVYQKQNLNQCKSPITINNQWAPFSMPHSPPYYETQSPPPYMHHRTPSPVSHCRPPYMQRTTSNLRPQSPRWHSPFQNVNYSRPNLSPAFSPQYHYSPMGGYHQKPHQTHPNHSHRSFKTRLNEHDHPSKKRLKYTNQAHKEPGKKFRESLKSVAETKTVTTIGSGDETQDDSPVESPGPKTSSAEAEASVVKSNDECFSQSIIEESFNYDEWVKKQIAITKEISKSE